In Scyliorhinus canicula chromosome 27, sScyCan1.1, whole genome shotgun sequence, the following proteins share a genomic window:
- the LOC119957841 gene encoding SERTA domain-containing protein 2-like, whose translation MFGKGVKRKRHADGGLDSCQNLADCPQSYSLKRQLVLNTSLNKMQNGRALPDLSLRRTVLIANTLRQIQEEIRLESNQLASALALDAGCGELGSQREPPPSRLTTESHPAGFADGLEDYMSTASDEDFSLSSAINSILRDLDIVMDGSPPQSPPQEHLDLGEAMDTTADGEEEIHPLEPPRSSESVFGSFEITSSSYLVGVTLDDLFLDIDTSVCDCDTAVVGPAPSGRVAPPAVADDLAKTFSSCNSSSSLGANPSLRTDLNDLDHIMEILVSS comes from the coding sequence ATGTTTGGGAAAGGTGTGAAGCGGAAACGCCATGCTGATGGGGGTCTGGATTCCTGTCAGAACCTCGCCGACTGTCCCCAGTCCTATAGCCTCAAGCGGCAGCTGGTGCTCAACACCTCACTGAATAAGATGCAGAATGGGCGGGCATTGCCGGATCTGAGCCTTCGTCGCACCGTGCTGATTGCCAATACCCTGCGGCAGATCCAGGAGGAGATTCGGCTGGAGAGCAACCAGCTCGCATCAGCCTTAGCCTTGGATGCCGGATGCGGGGAATTGGGCAGCCAGCGGGAGCCCCCACCCTCGCGGCTGACCACCGAGAGCCACCCGGCTGGATTTGCCGATGGCCTCGAGGACTACATGTCCACTGCCTCCGATGAGGacttctccctctcctctgccattaACTCCATCCTCCGGGACCTTGACATCGTTATGGACGGGAGCCCTCCACAATCACCCCCCCAGGAACATCTGGACCTGGGAGAGGCGATGGACACCACGGCAGACGGCGAAGAGGAAATCCACCCCCTCGAGCCTCCTCGATCTTCCGAGTCCGTGTTTGGTAGCTTTGAGATCACGAGCTCCAGTTACCTGGTGGGTGTGACCTTGGATGACCTCTTCCTTGACATTGACACCTCCGTGTGCGACTGCGATACAGCTGTGGTGGGGCCGGCTCCCAGCGGCCGGGTCGCACCCCCTGCTGTGGCCGATGACCTGGCCAAGACCTTCTCCTCGTGCAACTCCTCTTCTTCGCTGGGAGCCAATCCAAGCTTAAGGACTGACCTGAATGACCTGGATCACATCATGGAGATCCTGGTCAGCTCCTGA